The Sporosarcina sp. Te-1 DNA window TCCTACTATCAGTTTACAATCAAACCGCCTAGAACAGTAGAAAAAACTAATTTTTCATTTGTAAAGATTCCGTCAACCTTTTACGGGACTGCAAGTAGATTACGGGATGGTTAGATGGTATAATCAGTTAAACTCTTAATAAGAAAAAGGTCATTATGATTTAATTAAAATTACTTATCGTCTTCGTTATATAGTTCCAAAGAATCAATCTCGTTGTCAGCCACCAACGGAAAGGAATAGAAGCCATGATTATAGAGGAATTAAAGAAGCATCCGTCTATTTATCTTCTCGTCAATCAAAAATTTTGCATATCCATGGCAGACCGGGACGGCATCCTTCTCCATGTAAATGAAAATTTTTGTGAGCTCACCCAATATGGTGCTTCTGAATTGATTGGGAAAGATTTTGGTTTTTTGAACCCTGACTATGATAAAGACATGTTCTTTGCCGAGATGAACGAAGCTTTTCAGAACAACCAATACTGGCATCACAAAATTAGAAGTAAGGCCAAGGACGGTTCCCCCTATTGGGTAGAGGCGATCATCTCCCCCGTTTACAATGAGCAAGGAGAATTTGACGGGTTTATTTCCGTAGATACAGACGTGACGGCATCGGAGCTGACGAGCAAACAATATATTGATATAGTTGAAAATCTACGGAATATCGAAAATGCCCTCGATCATTCTTCCGTCGTTGCCATTACCGATCCAAAGGGTGTCATTACGTATGTGAACGAGAAGTTTTGCGAGCTCTCACAATACGCGGCGACTGAACTGATTGGCAAAACACACCGTGTCGTCAACTCAGGGTACCATCCGAAAAGTTTCTTCCGAGAGATGTGGAAAACAATCGGAAACGGAAACGTTTGGCAAGGAGATATTCAAAATCGGGCGAAGGACGGTTCACTCTACTGGGTAGCAACTACTATCGTTCCCTTCCTAGACAAAGAAGGGAAACCGATTCAATATGTTGCGATCCGCCATGATATCACTGGGCGAAAACAAGCGGAGACGTCGCTTGAAATCGCATTGCGCCATGATTTCAGACAAACTGTAAAAAACTTGCAAAACGCCATTTTTAAATATAAATCGGATGACACCGGGTCCATCCAATTCACATTAGTGGAAGGAAAGACGGCAGAAAAATTAGGGATTACAGCTGCTTCTCTAAACAACGGGAAACTCAATGAGGAATACAGGCCGGAAGATCTTAACCGACTCGCCCCGTTTTTCCACCAAGCACTCGCTGGCGAGACGGTCCAATTCGAGCTTACCTATTCATCCATGACCTTTCTCGTTTACCTCTCCCCCATCTTCAGGGAGGGGCAAGTAGACGAAGTTGTCGGTACAGCCATCGACATTACGGAACGAATGGAAGCAAAGAGGGTCATTGAACATATGGCCTATTACGATTACTTGACCGGGTTGCCAAATCGGCGGCTGCTGCAGGAAAAAGTGACGGATTGGATCCAAGTGGATGACGCCCCATTCGCTTTGCTCTTCATGGACTTGGATCGGTTTAAAACGATCAATGATACGATGGGACACCATGTTGGGGACGAATTATTGAAAGCAGTTGGCGAAAGATTATCCCTCTCCGTCCGGGAAGATGATTTTGTCGCCCGGCTGAGCGGAGATGAATTCGTCGTACTCGTCCGTTCAAGGGATCGTTCCGACGTTCAGGCTGTTGCCGAACGGATTGTGGAAGACCTGTCTTATCCGTACCGTTTGGGACAGCACGAAGTCTTCGTAGCGCCAAGCATCGGGATTAATTTCTACCCGGCGGACGCCACGGATTATAACACCCTTATGAGAAACGCGGATTCCGCGATGTACTTGGCAAAAGAATCCGGCCGGGGCACCTATCAATTTTTCACCAAACAATTGCATGACGAATTAGTAGAGCAGACTATGGTGGAGATGGAATTACGGCAAGCCTTGCAGCGCAATCAATTATCTCTCGTCTATCAACCACAATTCGATTTAAAAACGGGTAAGATGAAAGGAATGGAAGCCCTGCTCCGCTGGTATCATCCGATACGCGGATTTATCTCTCCCGCTTATCTCATACCGATTGCGGAGGACACGGGATTAATACTGCCTATCGGCCAATGGGTGCTGAAAACCGCATGCCAAGACGCAAAAGAATGGCAACGACAAGGCTTACCACCCATGCGGATCAGCGTCAACGTATCCATTCGGCAATTCCGTCAACCCTCCTTCGTTTCAGATGTGAAAGCCATTTTGGAGGAAACCGGCCTTGAACCACAATATTTGAACTTGGAAATTACCGAAAGCATCATGTCTGATGTCCACCATTGCAAGCTGATTTTGCAAGAACTGCGCGGCCTGGGGGTCAACGCAAGCATCGACGACTTCGGAACAGGCTACTCATCCTTGATCTACTTAAGTAAATTTCCACTCACCCACTTAAAAATAGATCAAGCCTTCATTAGCGAACTGGACGAAAATAATACTATGATTGTCAAAGCTATTATTGACCTTGCCAGAAACCTGAATTTAAAAGTCGTCGCAGAAGGCGTCGAGACCGAAGATCAAGCACGGTTCCTCAACCAGCTTCATTGCGACGAAGTGCAAGGCTACCTTTATGCAAAACCCCTTTCCAAAGCTGATTTCACCCTCTTGTTGGAAGAACAAAAAAATGAGACGTGAGCCGCGCCCTGTAACAGAGGGGCGGCTTTTTTTGTAGATTTGGCGGCTCGGCGGTTGGACCAAGCGGGGCTGAGGCAGTTACGAGCGATGTGGAAGGAGATACGAGCGATGCGAGAGCAAATATGAGCGGTTCGCGGAATGATATGAGAGTTTTGGAAGCTGATACGAGCGGTTTGCCGAATGATATGAGAGATTCGGAGCAATACGAGCGGTTTGCCGAATGATATGAGAGATTCGGAGCAGATACGAGCGGTTCGCGGAATGATATGAGAGATTCGGAAGCAGATACGAGCGGCTTGCCGAATGATATGAGAGATTCGGAAGCAGATACGAGCGGTTCGGGAATGATATGAGAGGAAAGCAGATACGAGCGGGACACTGGGCGATATGAGCGGTTCCGAAGCTGATGGGAGCGGGACACAGGATGATACGAGCGATTCAAACAAGATAGTCGATCAGCTATGCAACATGCTTGGATTGTCCTTGTTATGAACGGTGGACGAAGGTGGCGGATTCGCGGAAGGCCAACAAGTCGTTGAACACTCCATTTCGCGCTGAATGCTTTTGACAATCTATGGTTGGTTTCATGGGGAATACTTGATTTGAGAAATGAGTTTATGCGCAGGACTCGAGTCGTTATGCGCGGAGACAGGCACTTTATGGGCAGGTCAAAATACGAGCATTTAGCAGGGGGTATCCATGATAAACACGAGCAGTCCCAGGACTGTAACAGCACTTTCATTAACAGCAATACAACTCAACCAGCATGATGGAGCACCCCTCAACCCCAATTTAACTGAACCTTCCAATTTATCTTTTATTATATAGTCAGATAGAATGTTTTTATGGTATAGTAGCACCTAATTGATCGTTTCGTAACCTAGAGTAAGAGCCTTGGGGAGGTTGGTGTTATGAATGAGGTCTAGTCAAACCATTACGTTGTTGGCCGGGTTCCAATGGTTGTTTTTCATGTTTGCGAATACGGTGGTCATCCCAATCTCGGTGGGCAGTGCATTTGATTTGGAGCAGGTGGAAATTGTGTCGGCGATTCAACGGTCGTTCATTTTAACCGGGCTTGCTTGTGTGCTGCAAGGTTTGATTGGCCATCGGCTGCCGCTCATGGAAGGACAGTCGGGGCTTTGGTGGGGTGTGATCTTAAGTTTGGCGGCAACCGCGGATGCACTTGGGATGGATTTGGCGACTGTCGGCGGCAGTATTGCAGTGGGCGCCATGATATCGGGTGCGCTCGTGTCGGTTTTCGGTCTGTTGGGCGTCGGAGAACTGTTGAAGAAATGGTTTACGCCTGCCGTCATGTTTGTTTTTCTTTTATTGCTGGCCAATCAATTGATATCCATTTTTCTAAAAGGGATGGTCGGTTTGAATGAAGGGACTGCCATCGATTTGAAGATGGCCGGCTTTTCCTTTCTGCTCGCTGCCTTCACTATTCTCATCCATGTAAAGGGCAAAGGTCTCTTTAGCCGCTTAAATCTTTTGATTGGCATGGTGCTCGGCTGGATTGCTTCCTCTCTACTATTTCCAGAGGAAGCGGTGGAAGCCATACATACAACACCATTCCTGCAGTGGTTTCCATGGGGAGAGCCAACATTGCAGTGGGGCATTGTCCTAACTGTCATTATGACCGGTTTGCTGAATACTACAAATACGGTCGCTACATTGAAAGAATCGGAGGATCTGTTTGGAAAAGTGACGACCCGCTATCAATATAAATTCTCTTTCTTTTTAACCGGCATTTTAACAACCTTATCCGGAATGCTTGGTCTTGTCCCCTTTGCACCCTACGCCTCTTCTCTCGGTTTTCTCCAGTCGACCGGCATTCGTGAACGTACTCCTTTTTTCCTGGGGGCCGCCTTGTTCGTTATACTTGGTCTTTCCCCTTCGTTGACAGCCTTTTTTTCAACCATACCGCACAGCGTCGGCAATACCGTCTTGTTTGTCGCTTATTTGCAATTATTCCGGTCTACGCTCCGTAATATCGAGGGACTTTCATTTGATCCGAAAACGGTGTATCGGGTCGCTTTGCCCGCACTCGTTGGCTTAGCCGTTATGACCTTCCCGACATCTGTGTTCTCCTCCTTGCCGGAACTCATCCAGCCACTGTTATCGAATGGTTTGCTGATGGGCATCATGACCGCTTTAATGATGGAACTCTTCTACTGGTTTGGCCCGCGGATCAGGCACTTGCCAGCCAGAAAATGAGTTATAATGGTGGGAAGCTGAAACAACGAGGTGTACACGATGTTTAAAACAATAGGAATCCTTGCTCATGTCGATGCCGGAAAGACGACATTTTCCGAGCAGTTGCTCTTTCACACGAACAGCATCCGGACGCGTGGTCGGGTCGATCATCAGGATGCTTTCCTCGACAATCACGAAATCGAACGGAATCGGGGCATCACCATCTTTGCAGAGCAGGGGAATTTCACATACAACGGTTCCACATATACGATCATCGACACGCCGGGCCATGTCGATTTTTCGCCAGAGATGGAACGGGCCATTCAAGTGATGGATTATGCGATTGTCCTGATCAGTGCAGCGGATGGCGTGGAAGGACATACGGAAACGGTTTGGCAACTCTTGCAGAAACATCGGATACCAACCTTCTTCTTTCTAAATAAAATGGATCGTGAGGGCACGGATCTTCCCGGCATTTTGAATGAAATGCGTATGTCCTTTTCAACAGAACTTATGGACGTATCTCAATTAAAAGAGGGAGCATTGTCCGACGAACTGATTGAGTTTATTGCGGAAAGGGATGAAGAGTTACTGGAGCGGTATATGGAGGGGGATTATGATGAGGATGCCTGGAGGAGCGCAATCAGACGCATGATCCAGGAACTCCAAGTTTTCCCATACGGCTGTGGCTCCGCTTTGAAAGATATCGGCATTAACGAATTTTTGGACGCTTTCGATCGCCTGACCGTGACAGATTATTGTAAGGAAAGTGATTTGGCGGCCCGGGTCTATAAAATTAGGCACGACGAAAACGGCAACCGGGTAACATTTCTGAAATTAATGAGCGGCACGTTACGTGTGCGACATGAAATCCATACGGGGACGACAGTTGAAAAAGTAACCCAGCTGAGACGCTACAATGGGAAGAAATATACGACGGTTGATCATGCGGTGGCGGGTGAATTGATTGCCGTGACAGGGCTCGCTGAAGCCGCCATCGGAGATGGAATCGGTGCATTGCCAGGCGGCGCCGCCTATGATTTAATTCCCACGCTGCGTTCGAGCGTCCGTTTTGATTCATCCATTCCTCTGAAAGATATGCTTCACGCCTTTCGGACACTGGATGCGGAGGATCCATCCTTGCAAGTGGTTTGGGATGAGCATGTTCAAGAAGTGCATGTCCATGTGATGGGTGTCATCCAGCTTGAAGTGTTGAAGCAAGTGGTGCGCGACCGGTTCGGCTACGACATTGAATTCGGCCAGCCGACTATTCTTTATAAAGAAACAATCTCAGCACCAGTGAACGGGTACGGTCATTTTGAACCACTCAAGCATTACGCAGAAGTGCATCTACGGATTGAACCGGCCGAACGGGGTGCAGGCATTACCTTTGCGAATGAATGCCACGCGAATGACTTATCCATTGGCAATCAAAACCTGATTAAGCATCATATCTTTGAACAGGATCATCATGGTTTATTGACAGGCTCGGCGCTCACCGACGTGAAAATCACGTTATTGACCGGAAGAGGACATAATGAACATACGTCTGGCGGCGATTTTCGGGAAGCAACGTTCCGCGCCTTGCGACAAGGGCTTGAGAAAACAGACAATGTCCTGCTTGAGCCTTACTATGATGTGAAAGTAAAAATTGACATGGATCACATCGGGCGTGTCCTTTCGGATATTCAACAGGCACACGGCACGTTCGACCCTCCTGAAACAATTGGTGAAAAGACCGTCATTACAGGCAGGGTCCCTGTTGCCACTTTCATGGAGTACAGCACAATATTCGCTTCGTTTACAAATGGCAAAGGAGCGATGACGCTGCGGTTCAGCGGCTACGACGTCTGCCACAATCCAGAAGAAGTCATCGAACGGATCGGCTATAACAAAGATGCCGATCCTGAATATACGTCTACATCGATTTTCTGCGCTAAAGGGAAAGGCTATGCCGTCCCATGGAATGAAGCAGAGGAAGCGATGCACTTACTATGAAAGGCAGGCCACCTGGAGAATGGGTGGTCTTTCTTCATTGATTAAAAGGAACAAGTGTTCTAAGATATAGAAAAGGAGGCGGGTTTATGAGACCTATTTTAAATAAAGATCTTTCAGTTCAAGATTTTCTCGACTATTACTGGTTAAAGGCAGAGCTTCAGACGTTTTGCAGAGGAAACGGGCTAAGCGCCGCTGGATCGAAGGGGGAAATAACAGACCGTATCTGTACATTCTTAGAGACCGGAAAGATTATGAAGCCACTCCGCCGGGCAACCGCTCGGACAAAGCAGAAGACACAAAAAGAATTGAACCTCGAAACGGTCATTACGGCAGACCATCGATGCAGCCAAGATGTACGAGCCTTTTTCAAGACCGTCATTCCTACGTTTCACTTTTCGACCTTTATTCAAAATTATTTTAAGCAAAACATCGGCAAAACGTATCGGGATGCTGTATCGGCCTGGCATGAAGAGGAGAAACGGAAAAAAGATCCCGCATACATAAGGGAGATCGCTCCCCAGTTTGAATATAACCGGTTCATTCGAGACTTCTTCGCCGACCCAAACAACAAAGGCAAAAGCCGGGCAGAAGCGATTGAAGCCTGGGATACATGCAAACGGCTCCCAGGAAGCCGTGAATACCGGCCAGATAGAGTGCCCTCTCCAAGCGTCAGGCATGAAGCCGATAAATAAGGAACCGTTCATCTTCGTTGCTTTCATAGATTCCGCCCAATTTAATTTCCTGTACTAACTCGAAGGCGGTTTTGGTTTCAAGGTATTGGATATAATCCAACGAAGGGTAATATAAAATGAGATCGACCGGCCGCCTGTAGTCAGCAACAGATTCCAATATGCGGCCGGCGACCTTGATGAAGACTTGCACGGAGAACGGATTGAAGAAATAGAAGCGGTTATCGGTTGGCTCTACTTCATACGTTTCGGCATAGCAGCGTTCAAAACGCAGCAACCCCTCCTTTTTTCTGCGGGCCTTGCCGTGGTAATGCAATAAATTTGTCAAAGCATCGTCGTACAATCGCCCATTCATTTCAATTCCGGTTACCGTACACCGAAACCGATTATGGACGTAGAAAGAGACCCGTCCCTTCCCACATCCGTAATCAATGAAACCATCTTCCTTCTGAAGCTCGTAGGTGCGGAACAGCATGTCCATCGCTTCATACGGGGTGGCTTCATACCGATTATAATGTGGCGACTGACTTAACAACTCAAGCGTCCCCTCTGTTTTGATGCGCAGTTGATTGTCCATTTCCTTGGCATTCATGACGGGCGTCTCCCCTTTCTTCCTTTCATTTCATTGTACAGATGGAATGGTCTGCCGGTCGAGTCTTGGACAATAAAAAAAGCGTTTGGAACTTTCCATTCCAAACACTTCTTTGAATCAAAGGACTTCTTCTAGAAAATCAAGGAAGTCTTGACGATTTAAATAGCCAATAAACGTTTTGACGACTTCACCGTTTTTGAAAAGATACAACGATGGGAAAGCGGAGATGTCGTATTTTAATTGTACCGGGTTTGATTTCGCTTCAAAGTCTTCATATGTGACCCAGTGTTTAACAAACTTTACTTTATCGGATAAATCTTCTGCCACATCTTCTAAAACCGGTTCGAATGCTTGGCATGGGCCACATTCATCTGTAAAGAAATCAACAAATACCGGCAATTCGCTTTCTAGTACTTCTTTTTGAAAATCTTCTGCTTTAACTGTTAGTACGTGAGACATTTTATTTCCCCCTATTCCTGGATAGCTTTGAGTGTTTCCTAAATCCGGATTTCTCAATACTTGTACTTTAACGGGAATTGAAAAGGACTACAATAGAGCGAGTTAAAGTCATCCTTTTTCATGTTTATCCGGTCAAGAAGCACCTAAACATCCCATTTGCTTTGGTTCTCATTGATCCTATGTTATATTTGAGTTAGTTGTTCGACTAACTAATAAAGGAGTTCTATCATGGCAAAGCCGAATGTCAGTAACAAAGATTCTTTAATC harbors:
- a CDS encoding EAL domain-containing protein, translated to MIIEELKKHPSIYLLVNQKFCISMADRDGILLHVNENFCELTQYGASELIGKDFGFLNPDYDKDMFFAEMNEAFQNNQYWHHKIRSKAKDGSPYWVEAIISPVYNEQGEFDGFISVDTDVTASELTSKQYIDIVENLRNIENALDHSSVVAITDPKGVITYVNEKFCELSQYAATELIGKTHRVVNSGYHPKSFFREMWKTIGNGNVWQGDIQNRAKDGSLYWVATTIVPFLDKEGKPIQYVAIRHDITGRKQAETSLEIALRHDFRQTVKNLQNAIFKYKSDDTGSIQFTLVEGKTAEKLGITAASLNNGKLNEEYRPEDLNRLAPFFHQALAGETVQFELTYSSMTFLVYLSPIFREGQVDEVVGTAIDITERMEAKRVIEHMAYYDYLTGLPNRRLLQEKVTDWIQVDDAPFALLFMDLDRFKTINDTMGHHVGDELLKAVGERLSLSVREDDFVARLSGDEFVVLVRSRDRSDVQAVAERIVEDLSYPYRLGQHEVFVAPSIGINFYPADATDYNTLMRNADSAMYLAKESGRGTYQFFTKQLHDELVEQTMVEMELRQALQRNQLSLVYQPQFDLKTGKMKGMEALLRWYHPIRGFISPAYLIPIAEDTGLILPIGQWVLKTACQDAKEWQRQGLPPMRISVNVSIRQFRQPSFVSDVKAILEETGLEPQYLNLEITESIMSDVHHCKLILQELRGLGVNASIDDFGTGYSSLIYLSKFPLTHLKIDQAFISELDENNTMIVKAIIDLARNLNLKVVAEGVETEDQARFLNQLHCDEVQGYLYAKPLSKADFTLLLEEQKNET
- a CDS encoding uracil/xanthine transporter — encoded protein: MRSSQTITLLAGFQWLFFMFANTVVIPISVGSAFDLEQVEIVSAIQRSFILTGLACVLQGLIGHRLPLMEGQSGLWWGVILSLAATADALGMDLATVGGSIAVGAMISGALVSVFGLLGVGELLKKWFTPAVMFVFLLLLANQLISIFLKGMVGLNEGTAIDLKMAGFSFLLAAFTILIHVKGKGLFSRLNLLIGMVLGWIASSLLFPEEAVEAIHTTPFLQWFPWGEPTLQWGIVLTVIMTGLLNTTNTVATLKESEDLFGKVTTRYQYKFSFFLTGILTTLSGMLGLVPFAPYASSLGFLQSTGIRERTPFFLGAALFVILGLSPSLTAFFSTIPHSVGNTVLFVAYLQLFRSTLRNIEGLSFDPKTVYRVALPALVGLAVMTFPTSVFSSLPELIQPLLSNGLLMGIMTALMMELFYWFGPRIRHLPARK
- a CDS encoding translation factor GTPase family protein, translated to MFKTIGILAHVDAGKTTFSEQLLFHTNSIRTRGRVDHQDAFLDNHEIERNRGITIFAEQGNFTYNGSTYTIIDTPGHVDFSPEMERAIQVMDYAIVLISAADGVEGHTETVWQLLQKHRIPTFFFLNKMDREGTDLPGILNEMRMSFSTELMDVSQLKEGALSDELIEFIAERDEELLERYMEGDYDEDAWRSAIRRMIQELQVFPYGCGSALKDIGINEFLDAFDRLTVTDYCKESDLAARVYKIRHDENGNRVTFLKLMSGTLRVRHEIHTGTTVEKVTQLRRYNGKKYTTVDHAVAGELIAVTGLAEAAIGDGIGALPGGAAYDLIPTLRSSVRFDSSIPLKDMLHAFRTLDAEDPSLQVVWDEHVQEVHVHVMGVIQLEVLKQVVRDRFGYDIEFGQPTILYKETISAPVNGYGHFEPLKHYAEVHLRIEPAERGAGITFANECHANDLSIGNQNLIKHHIFEQDHHGLLTGSALTDVKITLLTGRGHNEHTSGGDFREATFRALRQGLEKTDNVLLEPYYDVKVKIDMDHIGRVLSDIQQAHGTFDPPETIGEKTVITGRVPVATFMEYSTIFASFTNGKGAMTLRFSGYDVCHNPEEVIERIGYNKDADPEYTSTSIFCAKGKGYAVPWNEAEEAMHLL
- a CDS encoding DUF6434 domain-containing protein: MRPILNKDLSVQDFLDYYWLKAELQTFCRGNGLSAAGSKGEITDRICTFLETGKIMKPLRRATARTKQKTQKELNLETVITADHRCSQDVRAFFKTVIPTFHFSTFIQNYFKQNIGKTYRDAVSAWHEEEKRKKDPAYIREIAPQFEYNRFIRDFFADPNNKGKSRAEAIEAWDTCKRLPGSREYRPDRVPSPSVRHEADK
- a CDS encoding class I SAM-dependent methyltransferase, with product MNAKEMDNQLRIKTEGTLELLSQSPHYNRYEATPYEAMDMLFRTYELQKEDGFIDYGCGKGRVSFYVHNRFRCTVTGIEMNGRLYDDALTNLLHYHGKARRKKEGLLRFERCYAETYEVEPTDNRFYFFNPFSVQVFIKVAGRILESVADYRRPVDLILYYPSLDYIQYLETKTAFELVQEIKLGGIYESNEDERFLIYRLHA
- a CDS encoding co-chaperone YbbN encodes the protein MSHVLTVKAEDFQKEVLESELPVFVDFFTDECGPCQAFEPVLEDVAEDLSDKVKFVKHWVTYEDFEAKSNPVQLKYDISAFPSLYLFKNGEVVKTFIGYLNRQDFLDFLEEVL